The following coding sequences are from one Mesorhizobium onobrychidis window:
- a CDS encoding SemiSWEET family sugar transporter — protein MDWVTVIGYLAALCSMTSFTPQVWKIIKTRDTSSISAPMYAIYVLGLAFWLTFGILKNEWPLIITNGVCLMLSTFILVMTLLPRAKKDAVADALDPASSSTEQSGGRARLANSEIKRSK, from the coding sequence ATGGATTGGGTCACGGTTATTGGTTACCTCGCAGCTCTATGCTCGATGACCAGCTTTACCCCGCAAGTCTGGAAGATCATCAAAACCCGGGACACGAGCAGCATTTCAGCGCCGATGTACGCCATCTACGTGCTGGGACTTGCGTTCTGGCTGACCTTCGGAATTCTGAAAAACGAATGGCCCCTTATCATCACCAACGGCGTGTGCCTGATGCTTTCGACCTTCATTCTCGTCATGACGCTCCTTCCTCGCGCGAAGAAGGATGCCGTTGCGGACGCTCTCGACCCCGCCTCCTCAAGCACCGAGCAGTCGGGCGGGCGAGCTCGTCTGGCCAATTCAGAGATAAAACGGTCGAAATGA
- a CDS encoding amidohydrolase yields MSRTETLTWIQDKVAETILVDTHEHLVEESRRISPLNDWLLPCDDWALLFRDYLQHDLHCAGMSGAEEKQFFNPELSAIDKFKIVSPYWERVQHTGYGQTFSVTIKELYGINSFAIENIEQLASQYHEVKKPGFYEHILKHVCRISECHVNSLERIFMETAQPLLLRQDLSIMELSRCNLTDIRNVESELGVQVSSFDDWLAAIDRYFEKFGTKAVAVKYVGAYYRALNFGHVERHVAEQSFTTLVAARSFLGSDGTHALEDYLFHYCLGKALEYRLPVKLHTGYLATNDSMPLSRVRENAVDVCRLLEAYPNIRFVLMHIGYPYQDEYLALCKQYSNAYVDLCWVWIINPVACVRFLTEFLVSVPANKILTFGGDFIVAENVVGHSVIARSGIAESVSALIDGRWIDRGAVPELITRLMQLNAEELFSKEKSI; encoded by the coding sequence GTGAGTCGCACCGAGACCTTAACTTGGATTCAGGACAAAGTAGCGGAGACCATCCTCGTTGATACGCACGAGCATCTGGTCGAGGAGTCGCGCCGCATTTCTCCGCTCAACGACTGGCTTCTCCCCTGCGATGATTGGGCTTTGCTATTCAGAGACTACCTGCAGCACGATCTCCATTGTGCAGGGATGAGTGGCGCGGAGGAGAAGCAATTTTTTAATCCGGAGCTTTCGGCGATTGATAAGTTCAAGATAGTTTCGCCCTATTGGGAGCGCGTCCAGCATACTGGATATGGGCAGACGTTCTCCGTCACGATCAAGGAACTCTACGGCATAAACTCCTTCGCCATCGAAAACATTGAGCAGCTCGCCAGCCAATATCATGAAGTAAAGAAACCTGGCTTCTACGAACACATTCTCAAGCACGTCTGTCGCATCTCGGAATGCCACGTGAACTCATTGGAGCGGATATTCATGGAGACCGCTCAGCCACTGCTACTCAGGCAGGACCTCAGCATCATGGAGCTGAGCCGTTGCAACCTTACGGACATCAGGAACGTTGAATCAGAACTTGGCGTTCAGGTTAGTTCATTCGATGACTGGCTGGCCGCGATTGATCGGTATTTCGAGAAGTTTGGAACCAAGGCGGTCGCGGTAAAGTACGTAGGAGCCTATTACAGAGCTTTGAACTTCGGGCACGTCGAACGACATGTCGCGGAGCAAAGCTTTACTACACTTGTCGCAGCGCGGTCATTCTTAGGCTCAGACGGCACCCACGCGCTCGAAGATTACCTTTTTCACTATTGCCTAGGAAAGGCACTGGAATATCGGCTACCTGTGAAACTCCACACAGGATACTTAGCCACCAACGATTCGATGCCTCTAAGTCGAGTGCGGGAGAACGCCGTGGACGTCTGCCGATTGCTGGAGGCCTATCCCAACATTCGATTTGTACTCATGCACATTGGCTATCCGTATCAGGATGAGTATCTTGCCCTTTGTAAGCAATACAGCAATGCCTATGTTGACCTGTGTTGGGTGTGGATCATCAACCCGGTCGCATGCGTTCGTTTCCTTACCGAATTCCTCGTATCGGTCCCTGCTAACAAGATTCTCACGTTCGGCGGCGATTTCATCGTTGCAGAGAACGTCGTCGGCCATAGTGTGATCGCTCGCAGCGGTATCGCAGAGTCCGTATCGGCGTTAATTGATGGTAGGTGGATTGACCGAGGTGCGGTGCCCGAGCTGATTACCCGCCTCATGCAGTTGAACGCCGAGGAACTGTTCTCCAAGGAGAAATCGATTTGA
- a CDS encoding tyrosine-type recombinase/integrase, producing the protein MTQLRQRMSEDMEVRNLALNTQLSYLQQVSLYARHFGKSPDLLGREDIRTYQVYLTNEKKLSPGSIHTAIAALRFLYSVTLERDWAPEEVLPLPKKPQKLPIILSAEEVQRFLGCVLDVKHHAILTTCYAAGLRISEAVQLKPTGIDSQRMVIRVEQGKGQKDRYVMLSPKLLEILRDYWKLRRPKAWLFPGDRAGQPITRGAVGQACAKACDLSGLSKPVTPHSLRHAFAVHLLEAGADVRTIQLLLGHRSLATTAHYLRIATNKVCATSSPFELLPRPAPTVPPAAKPQYF; encoded by the coding sequence ATGACCCAACTTCGCCAGCGCATGAGCGAGGACATGGAGGTGCGCAACCTCGCGCTCAACACCCAACTCTCCTATCTTCAGCAGGTGTCGCTGTATGCGCGTCACTTCGGCAAGTCGCCGGACTTGCTCGGGCGCGAGGATATTCGGACCTATCAGGTCTATCTGACCAACGAGAAGAAGCTGTCGCCTGGTTCGATCCACACAGCAATTGCGGCGCTGCGCTTTCTCTACAGTGTGACGCTCGAGAGGGATTGGGCGCCTGAAGAGGTCCTGCCGCTTCCCAAGAAGCCGCAGAAGCTGCCGATCATCCTCAGTGCCGAGGAAGTTCAGCGGTTCCTCGGCTGCGTCCTCGACGTCAAACACCACGCCATCCTGACCACTTGCTATGCCGCCGGCTTGCGCATCTCGGAAGCGGTTCAGCTAAAGCCCACGGGCATCGACAGCCAGAGAATGGTCATCCGCGTCGAGCAGGGCAAAGGCCAGAAGGACCGTTACGTGATGCTGTCGCCCAAGCTGCTGGAGATCCTGCGTGACTATTGGAAGCTGCGGCGGCCAAAGGCGTGGCTCTTCCCCGGCGATCGTGCCGGCCAGCCGATCACCAGGGGTGCGGTGGGACAGGCCTGCGCGAAAGCGTGCGACCTCTCCGGCTTGTCCAAACCGGTCACGCCGCACAGTTTGCGGCACGCCTTCGCCGTCCATCTGTTGGAGGCCGGCGCCGACGTGCGCACCATTCAACTGCTGCTCGGTCACCGCAGCCTCGCGACCACCGCCCATTACCTGCGGATTGCCACCAACAAGGTCTGCGCCACATCGAGCCCCTTCGAGCTCTTACCGCGTCCGGCGCCCACCGTGCCGCCGGCCGCCAAGCCTCAGTACTTCTGA
- a CDS encoding transposase: MQELEMVGRKPRFSEQEKLSMLLRMQNGENVSRLADELGIHRQRLYALREQLRTCGNLMPSRPGRPKKRPPEAPPDRQALAAGFALSAEQRRADALAKARRRIVELERKIGQQQVELDFFQEALRHVRGNQQQKDAPGGAASSRSFKK, translated from the coding sequence TTGCAGGAACTGGAAATGGTTGGAAGAAAGCCGAGATTTAGCGAACAAGAGAAGCTCTCCATGCTCTTGCGGATGCAAAACGGGGAGAACGTCAGCCGATTAGCTGATGAACTGGGTATTCACCGCCAACGCTTATATGCCTTGCGTGAGCAGCTGCGGACGTGTGGCAATCTAATGCCGAGCCGCCCGGGGCGCCCAAAGAAGCGGCCTCCCGAGGCACCGCCAGATCGGCAAGCCTTGGCGGCAGGTTTTGCACTGTCGGCTGAACAGCGTCGTGCCGATGCATTGGCGAAAGCCCGCCGCCGCATTGTCGAACTTGAACGCAAGATTGGGCAGCAACAGGTTGAACTTGATTTTTTTCAAGAAGCCTTGCGGCATGTCAGGGGCAATCAACAGCAGAAAGACGCACCTGGCGGTGCAGCGTCTTCGAGGTCATTCAAAAAATGA
- a CDS encoding tyrosine-type recombinase/integrase has translation MDATSILKVGHSPQVSAIYRTLLLLLYGSGMRIGEALRLVLHDVDLTEQIITVRDTKFFKTRLVPIGPKLNCELAAHIERRRLLPLLRGQESPLFTTRDGRRWHYVRVISWFQHVRRAAGISCPIGELRPPRLHDIRHTAAVHRVIAWYRSGQDVQRLLPPLATYLGHIDIRSTQRYLHMTPDLLDAASQRFAQYAMGANHEG, from the coding sequence GTGGACGCGACCTCGATCCTGAAGGTTGGGCACAGTCCTCAGGTGTCGGCAATTTATCGTACCCTTCTCCTGCTGCTTTACGGTAGCGGTATGCGCATCGGCGAGGCGCTTCGCTTGGTCCTGCACGACGTGGATCTGACCGAGCAGATCATCACTGTCCGCGACACGAAGTTCTTCAAAACGCGTCTTGTGCCGATCGGACCAAAGCTCAACTGCGAGCTGGCTGCGCATATCGAGCGCCGGCGCCTTCTCCCTTTGTTGCGCGGGCAAGAATCACCGTTGTTCACCACGCGCGATGGCCGGCGGTGGCACTACGTGCGGGTCATTTCCTGGTTCCAGCATGTCCGCCGAGCCGCCGGAATCAGTTGCCCTATCGGCGAGCTTCGGCCGCCACGACTGCACGATATTAGGCACACGGCCGCCGTGCACCGGGTGATTGCCTGGTATCGCTCCGGTCAAGACGTGCAACGGTTGCTCCCGCCACTCGCAACCTACCTTGGCCACATCGATATACGATCAACGCAGCGCTATCTGCACATGACGCCGGATCTCCTCGATGCAGCCAGCCAGCGCTTTGCGCAATACGCAATGGGGGCCAACCATGAAGGATGA
- a CDS encoding IS3 family transposase produces MTAHVPQGSPGIEQMCRLAGVSRAGYYRHWRQSAPRQEETGLRDVIQRLALANRHYGYRRIGALLGREGWQVNHKRVLRVMGEDNLLCLRTRPFVPRTTDSRHSWRGVPNLARGMELTGVNQLWVADITYLHLAEQFAYLAVVLDAFSRKVIGWALELHLRASLAVDALKMAISARVPVPGSLIHHSDRGVQYACTTYSDILHGHGIQPSMSRVGNPYDNARAESFMKTLKQEEVAGLAYRDAPDARRRIASFIEDVYNRQRLHSALNYLTPEEYEKTLSTPSENAALGMKLLYIHEGNFMPSKALCRRDKRSRDCGGARDRPKYGARQPGSS; encoded by the coding sequence ATGACAGCCCATGTGCCGCAAGGCTCTCCAGGAATTGAACAGATGTGCCGTCTCGCCGGCGTCAGCAGGGCTGGATACTACCGGCACTGGCGGCAGTCGGCGCCGCGGCAGGAAGAAACTGGTCTGCGAGATGTCATTCAAAGGCTGGCCTTGGCCAACCGGCACTATGGCTATCGCCGGATCGGCGCCCTTCTTGGCCGCGAGGGTTGGCAGGTAAACCACAAACGTGTGTTGCGGGTAATGGGGGAGGATAATCTCTTATGCTTGCGCACTCGGCCATTCGTGCCGCGCACTACAGATTCCCGGCACAGCTGGCGGGGGGTGCCGAACCTTGCCCGAGGCATGGAACTGACAGGCGTCAACCAGCTTTGGGTCGCCGACATCACGTATTTGCACCTTGCCGAGCAGTTCGCCTATCTGGCGGTTGTGCTCGATGCATTCAGTCGCAAGGTCATCGGATGGGCGCTCGAACTCCACTTGCGGGCCAGCCTTGCTGTCGATGCCCTAAAAATGGCGATCTCCGCACGTGTTCCGGTTCCCGGCAGTTTGATCCATCATTCCGACAGAGGCGTTCAATACGCTTGCACCACCTATTCGGATATCCTCCATGGGCATGGGATCCAGCCGAGCATGAGCCGGGTGGGGAACCCTTATGATAACGCACGCGCGGAAAGCTTCATGAAAACCTTGAAGCAGGAAGAAGTCGCAGGATTGGCCTATCGCGATGCACCAGATGCGCGGCGGCGTATCGCGAGCTTCATTGAAGATGTTTACAATCGGCAAAGGCTGCATTCAGCACTCAACTATCTCACCCCGGAGGAATACGAAAAGACCTTGTCGACACCGTCGGAAAATGCCGCACTTGGCATGAAGCTCCTCTATATCCACGAGGGGAACTTCATGCCGTCAAAGGCTCTCTGCCGGCGGGACAAGCGTTCGCGAGATTGCGGCGGTGCTCGGGATCGCCCGAAGTACGGTGCAAGACAACCTGGATCGAGCTAA
- a CDS encoding site-specific integrase has protein sequence MKDESLLGPWIRRFLLEHLVAERNLSRNTQASYRDTLTLLLPFASKQGGRAIDRMTVEELTPAIVRKFLRPSAT, from the coding sequence ATGAAGGATGAGAGCCTCCTTGGTCCGTGGATCCGTCGTTTCCTGTTGGAGCACCTGGTTGCCGAACGCAATCTTTCCCGCAACACCCAAGCCAGCTACCGCGACACGCTTACACTGCTGCTGCCGTTTGCAAGCAAGCAGGGAGGTCGTGCTATCGATCGTATGACGGTGGAAGAGCTGACGCCGGCAATCGTCCGCAAATTCCTGCGACCATCTGCAACGTGA
- a CDS encoding tyrosine-type recombinase/integrase, whose product MDQTTDAGHSSGHHNDVAPFAEERSRYLRHCAERGATPFSLRTKRSELLWIATRLGPDAASEGIDIEALRRIAIERQQAHGAVTAARRVVDIGRPWLRFLGWWREPSAGFEYQNQLDEYVRWMRDERGFTLSTLEQWTRVIGRFLRWCEQTNRQLGALQAADIDAYFVTQATGRWSRVSVANTASALRGFLRCAGKRGMCADSLAGSICRPRLYRQESLPYAPDWSDVQRMLADAETDKPRDIRDRAILLLLAVYGMRSGEVVALRLDQIDWAGRTLRLFRLKRRQPQIYPLVSSVAEALAHYIDTIRPSSSCPEVFLCMQAPRRPLKAGSIYDVANRRFVALGIEAAHRGGHALRHACASRLLAEGLSMTTWGTVARRQPVSTPRWTWQLFARLVHSTWERCNDADRRRRRLSGQAAVIRHAFRVRRGAAAQVLPRVGQSRDQRDYPRHGSRVSPRQRLAQRRLDAALQSPERLLPVCHQPRPCDILAAADNNPEAAAATDPVRLLDRRATL is encoded by the coding sequence ATGGATCAGACGACTGATGCCGGCCACTCGTCGGGCCACCACAATGATGTCGCGCCGTTTGCCGAAGAGCGGAGTCGTTACCTTCGCCACTGCGCGGAACGCGGCGCCACTCCCTTTTCTCTCAGAACCAAGCGCAGCGAGCTGTTGTGGATTGCTACGCGTCTCGGCCCGGATGCCGCTTCGGAAGGCATCGACATCGAGGCACTTCGACGGATTGCCATTGAGAGGCAACAGGCCCACGGAGCGGTCACCGCGGCGCGAAGAGTAGTCGATATCGGACGACCTTGGCTTCGATTTCTCGGTTGGTGGCGTGAACCGAGTGCCGGGTTCGAGTATCAGAACCAACTCGATGAGTATGTGAGATGGATGCGCGACGAGCGCGGCTTCACACTATCGACACTCGAGCAATGGACCCGTGTGATCGGTAGGTTCCTGCGCTGGTGCGAGCAGACGAACCGGCAACTCGGGGCTCTTCAGGCCGCGGACATCGACGCTTATTTCGTTACCCAGGCAACGGGACGATGGTCCCGCGTCTCGGTCGCCAACACGGCTTCGGCTCTGCGCGGATTTCTGCGCTGCGCAGGAAAGCGGGGAATGTGCGCCGACAGCCTAGCCGGATCGATTTGCCGCCCCCGACTCTACCGACAGGAGTCTCTGCCGTACGCCCCGGACTGGTCAGACGTGCAACGCATGTTGGCCGATGCCGAGACCGACAAGCCGCGGGACATCCGCGATCGTGCAATCCTGCTGCTGCTTGCGGTCTATGGAATGCGCAGCGGGGAAGTAGTGGCATTGCGCCTCGATCAGATCGACTGGGCCGGTCGGACGCTACGGCTTTTCCGTTTGAAGCGCCGCCAGCCGCAGATTTATCCGCTCGTCTCGTCTGTTGCTGAGGCGCTCGCCCACTACATCGACACGATACGGCCGTCATCGTCGTGCCCGGAAGTCTTCCTCTGCATGCAAGCGCCCCGTCGGCCGTTGAAGGCGGGGAGCATCTATGATGTCGCGAACCGCAGATTTGTCGCGCTTGGAATCGAAGCGGCCCATCGCGGGGGGCACGCGCTGCGCCATGCCTGCGCCTCCCGGCTTCTTGCCGAAGGTCTGTCGATGACCACCTGGGGCACCGTAGCGCGGCGACAACCAGTATCTACGCCAAGGTGGACTTGGCAGCTCTTCGCGAGGTTGGTGCATTCGACCTGGGAGCGCTGCAATGATGCTGACCGACGTCGTCGACGTTTATCTGGCCAAGCAGCGGTCATTAGGCATGCGTTTCGAGTCCGCCGAGGTGCTGCTGCGCAGGTTCTGCCGCGTGTTGGGCAATCCCGAGATCAGCGAGATTACCCCAGACACGGTAGCCGCGTTTCTCCAAGGCAGCGGCTCGCTCAGCGCCGCCTGGATGCTGCGCTACAAAGTCCTGAGCGGCTTTTACCGGTTTGCCATCAGCCGCGGCCATGCGACATTCTCGCCGCTGCCGACAACAATCCCGAAGCTGCCGCCGCAACAGACCCCGTACGTCTACTCGACCGAAGAGCTACGTTGTAG
- a CDS encoding tyrosine-type recombinase/integrase, translating into MRSPVNLAWCSEIRAIPFKKTAKAAIGYLEKAEMDALLGQPDRRVSLGVRDHALLLFLYNTGARADEAAKLTVGNLQLGASPSVRLHGKGNKIRICPLWPATAISLARLVTDRDRNDAVFLGRMKEPLTRFGIHRVVTQYAAMASKTVPTLATKRVSPHTIRHTTAVHLLRAGVDINTIRAWLGHVSLDTTHIYAEVDLEMKAKALAKVDISGLKEPPRQRSLPSLMAFLKAL; encoded by the coding sequence ATGCGCTCGCCGGTCAACCTGGCCTGGTGTTCCGAGATAAGGGCGATACCATTCAAGAAGACGGCAAAGGCCGCGATCGGCTATCTCGAAAAGGCTGAGATGGATGCGCTCCTGGGCCAACCCGACAGGCGTGTGAGTCTTGGAGTGCGCGACCATGCCCTGCTGCTATTCCTCTACAACACTGGTGCGCGCGCCGATGAGGCAGCAAAGTTGACGGTCGGCAATCTTCAGCTGGGCGCGTCTCCGTCAGTGCGCCTTCATGGTAAGGGAAACAAGATCCGGATCTGCCCGTTGTGGCCAGCGACGGCGATATCGCTGGCTCGCCTCGTGACCGATCGGGATAGGAACGATGCAGTCTTTCTGGGGCGGATGAAGGAACCGTTGACACGGTTCGGAATACACCGCGTCGTGACGCAATATGCCGCCATGGCGAGCAAAACCGTGCCGACCCTGGCCACGAAGCGCGTCAGCCCCCATACGATTCGGCACACGACAGCCGTCCACCTCCTGCGTGCCGGCGTCGATATCAACACGATCCGCGCATGGCTCGGCCATGTGTCGTTGGACACCACGCACATCTACGCCGAGGTTGATCTGGAAATGAAGGCCAAGGCGTTGGCCAAGGTTGATATCAGCGGCTTGAAAGAGCCCCCACGGCAGCGATCTCTGCCGTCATTAATGGCATTCCTGAAAGCCCTGTAG
- a CDS encoding IS481 family transposase → MNVHKNARLTSWGRERLARAVLSGRTPEAAARAAGVCPRTARKWVARFEAEGIEGLKDRSSRPHRLHRPTPMAVVEQVEALRRQRFTGKQIAAELGVSPATVSRVLSRLGLNRIQALEPAEPIRRYEREHPGELIHIDIKKLGRFDRAGHRITGDRQAGRSRAVGWEFVHVSIDDASRVGFSQILPDEKKESAVAFLRTAVAYYLSLGIAVARVMTDNGSCYRSKAFRDACRDLGLKHIRTRPYTPKTNGKAERFIQTALREWAYAQAYPTSDHRAHELPIWLHRYNWHRPHGSLKSKPPISRLALDRDNLLRLHS, encoded by the coding sequence ATGAACGTCCACAAGAATGCCCGTTTGACGTCGTGGGGTCGAGAGCGTCTTGCACGAGCGGTGCTGAGCGGGCGGACGCCGGAGGCCGCCGCACGAGCCGCAGGCGTCTGCCCGCGGACGGCACGCAAGTGGGTTGCGCGGTTCGAGGCTGAAGGCATTGAGGGACTGAAGGATCGCTCGTCGCGGCCGCATCGGCTGCACCGGCCGACCCCGATGGCCGTGGTCGAACAGGTTGAGGCCTTGCGCCGGCAGCGCTTCACCGGCAAGCAGATCGCCGCCGAGCTGGGCGTATCGCCGGCCACCGTCAGCCGGGTTCTCAGCCGCCTCGGCCTCAATCGCATTCAGGCGCTCGAACCGGCGGAACCGATCCGCCGCTACGAGCGCGAGCATCCGGGCGAACTGATCCACATCGACATCAAGAAGCTCGGCCGCTTCGACAGGGCCGGCCACCGCATCACCGGCGATCGCCAGGCCGGCCGCTCGCGAGCCGTCGGCTGGGAGTTCGTCCACGTCTCAATCGACGATGCCTCCCGCGTCGGCTTCTCCCAGATCCTACCCGACGAGAAAAAGGAGAGCGCCGTCGCTTTCCTCAGGACAGCCGTCGCCTACTACCTCAGCCTGGGCATAGCTGTTGCGCGGGTGATGACCGACAACGGCTCATGCTATCGCTCAAAAGCCTTCCGCGATGCTTGCCGCGATCTCGGGCTCAAGCACATCCGCACCCGACCCTACACCCCCAAAACCAATGGCAAAGCCGAACGCTTCATCCAGACGGCGCTCCGGGAATGGGCCTATGCCCAAGCCTATCCGACCTCAGACCACCGCGCTCACGAGCTGCCGATCTGGCTGCACAGATACAACTGGCATCGTCCGCACGGCAGTCTAAAATCCAAGCCGCCCATCAGCCGCCTCGCGCTGGATCGGGACAACCTGTTGAGGCTCCACAGCTAG
- the proX gene encoding glycine betaine/L-proline ABC transporter substrate-binding protein ProX encodes MKIKAAILASLLLGISSSTHAAERVRPAWNGTPDTLFQTYVVMQGLKDLGYDVAEPAQLQIELYHVTIGNGDLDFNAEHWEPLHKAFWEKAGGAAKLMPIGKLWSNAVQGYLIDKKTADATGIKYLEDLKDPEKAKLFDIDGDEKADLYGCDPGWGCERVIEHQLDAYGLRDTVEHLQGGYNAIIPDAIERFKEGKPVLYYSWTPFWLSSVLRPGKDVVWLNVKETSLPDGQTGSTTVPGLGNLGFPVNDVMIIANTAFLKANPSAKKFFELVQIPTEDINAENQFIFKGEKSNEQVLKRTTDWIAAHKSEWDKWIAEAKATK; translated from the coding sequence ATGAAGATCAAGGCTGCTATTCTCGCCTCCCTCCTACTGGGCATATCCAGCAGCACGCACGCGGCTGAGCGAGTAAGACCTGCCTGGAACGGGACCCCCGATACCCTGTTTCAGACCTATGTAGTTATGCAGGGCCTAAAGGATCTCGGTTATGATGTTGCCGAGCCAGCACAACTCCAAATCGAGCTGTATCACGTCACGATTGGTAACGGCGACCTTGATTTCAACGCTGAGCACTGGGAGCCTCTTCACAAAGCGTTTTGGGAGAAGGCTGGCGGAGCTGCCAAACTGATGCCCATCGGCAAGCTGTGGAGCAATGCCGTTCAGGGCTACTTGATTGACAAGAAGACCGCCGACGCGACCGGGATCAAGTACCTCGAAGACTTGAAGGACCCCGAGAAAGCTAAGCTGTTCGACATCGATGGCGATGAAAAAGCCGACCTTTACGGCTGCGACCCCGGTTGGGGCTGTGAGCGCGTCATCGAACATCAGCTCGACGCCTATGGTCTCCGGGACACCGTCGAACACCTGCAAGGTGGTTATAATGCTATTATCCCAGATGCAATCGAGCGCTTCAAAGAAGGTAAGCCTGTATTGTATTACAGTTGGACTCCTTTTTGGCTTTCGTCGGTACTTCGACCAGGCAAAGACGTGGTTTGGCTGAACGTTAAGGAAACTTCGCTCCCCGATGGCCAGACAGGCAGCACAACTGTGCCCGGCCTCGGAAACCTTGGCTTCCCGGTCAATGACGTGATGATAATCGCAAACACCGCATTCCTGAAAGCCAATCCCTCAGCAAAGAAGTTCTTTGAGCTCGTGCAGATTCCGACTGAAGACATTAACGCGGAAAACCAGTTCATATTTAAGGGGGAGAAATCAAACGAGCAGGTTTTGAAGCGCACGACAGACTGGATCGCCGCACACAAATCCGAATGGGACAAGTGGATTGCAGAAGCCAAAGCAACCAAGTAG